The Acinonyx jubatus isolate Ajub_Pintada_27869175 chromosome D1, VMU_Ajub_asm_v1.0, whole genome shotgun sequence genome includes a window with the following:
- the KCNK4 gene encoding potassium channel subfamily K member 4 isoform X1: MGSRTGDSEDLWVCGGWKRRVWGWQPRLLIPASLVLPTVTTAPQEPPARPPQAGSGVNRAPGRAMRSTTLLALLALVLLYLVSGALVFQALEQPHEQQAQRELGEVREKFLRAHPCVSDQDLGLFIKEVADALGGGADPDTNSTSNSNHSAWDLGSAFFFSGTIITTIGYGNAALRTDAGRLFCIFYALVGIPLFGILLAGVGDRLGSSLRRGIGHIEAIFLKWHVPPELVRILSAVLFLLIGCLLFVLTPTFVFCYVEGWSKLEAIYFVVVTLTTVGFGDYVAGASPNQNSAAYQPLVWFWILLGLAYFASVLTTIGNWLRVVSRRTRAEMGGLTAQAASWTGTVTARVTQRVGPTAPPPLEKERPLLPPPPCPAQPAGGPLSPALPAKAEPPTPPSPPTPPTASALDYPSENLAFIDESSDTQSERGCALPRAPRGRRRPPNPPRKPVRPRGPGRPREKGVPV; encoded by the exons ATGGGCAGTAGGACTGGGGACTCCGAGGACCTTTGGGTGTGTGGGGGTTGGAagaggagggtgtgggggtggCAGCCCAGGTTATTGATCCCGGCCTCCCTGGTTCTACCCACAGTGACCACAGCTCCCCAGGAACCCCCTGCCCGGCCTCCCCAGGCGGGCAGTGGAGTCAACCGGGCCCCTGGGCGCGCCATGCGCAGCACCACCCTACTGGCGTTGCTGGCCCTGGTCCTACTCTACTTGGTATCCGGTGCCCTGGTGTTCCAGGCCCTGGAGCAGCCCCACGAGCAGCAGGCCcagagggagctgggggaggtCCGAGAGAAGTTCCTGAGGGCCCATCCATGTGTGAGCGACCAGGACCTGGGGCTCTTCATCAAG GAGGTGGCTGATGCCCTGGGAGGGGGTGCGGACCCTGACACCAACTCAACCAGTAACAGCAACCACTCAGCCTGGGACCTGGGCAGCGCCTTCTTTTTCTCAggcaccatcatcaccaccatcg GCTATGGCAACGCGGCCCTGCGCACAGATGCCGGGCGGCTCTTCTGCATCTTTTACGCGCTGGTGGGGATCCCGTTGTTCGGGATCCTGCTGGCAGGGGTCGGGGACCGGCTGGGCTCCTCTCTGCGCCGCGGCATCGGTCACATCGAAGCCATCTTCCTG AAGTGGCACGTGCCACCGGAGCTGGTGCGAATACTATCCGCGGTGCTCTTCCTGTTGATTGGCTGCCTGCTCTTTGTCCTCACGCCCACGTTCGTGTTCTGCTACGTGGAGGGCTGGAGCAAGCTGGAGGCCATCTACTTCGTCGTAGTGACGCTCACCACGGTGGGCTTCGGGGACTATGTGGCCG GCGCCAGCCCCAACCAGAACTCTGCAGCCTACCAGCCGCTGGTGTGGTTCTGGATCCTGCTCGGCCTGGCCTACTTCGCCTCAGTACTCACCACCATCGGGAACTGGCTTCGAGTAGTGTCCCGGCGCACTCGGGCAGAG ATGGGTGGCCTCACGGCGCAGGCCGCCAGCTGGACCGGCACCGTGACGGCGCGGGTGACCCAGAGAGTCGGGCCCACGGCACCACCGCCACTGGAGAAGGAGCGGCCACTCCTGCCTCCACCGCCGTGCCCAGCGCAGCCCGCCGGCGGGCCCCTGTCCCCTGCGCTCCCAGCGAAGGCCGAGCCGCCAACCCCGCCGTCCCCGCCCACCCCGCCCACCGCCTCCGCGCTGGATTACCCCAGCGAGAACCTGGCCTTCATCGACGAGTCCTCTGATACCCAGAGCGAGCGTGGCTGCGCGCTGCCCCGCGCGCCACGGGGTCGCCGTCGCCCCCCTAACCCTCCCCGGAAGCCCGTGCGGCCGCGGGGCCCAGGGCGTCCCCGGGAAAAAGGCGTGCCGGTGTAG
- the KCNK4 gene encoding potassium channel subfamily K member 4 isoform X2 translates to MTTAPQEPPARPPQAGSGVNRAPGRAMRSTTLLALLALVLLYLVSGALVFQALEQPHEQQAQRELGEVREKFLRAHPCVSDQDLGLFIKEVADALGGGADPDTNSTSNSNHSAWDLGSAFFFSGTIITTIGYGNAALRTDAGRLFCIFYALVGIPLFGILLAGVGDRLGSSLRRGIGHIEAIFLKWHVPPELVRILSAVLFLLIGCLLFVLTPTFVFCYVEGWSKLEAIYFVVVTLTTVGFGDYVAGASPNQNSAAYQPLVWFWILLGLAYFASVLTTIGNWLRVVSRRTRAEMGGLTAQAASWTGTVTARVTQRVGPTAPPPLEKERPLLPPPPCPAQPAGGPLSPALPAKAEPPTPPSPPTPPTASALDYPSENLAFIDESSDTQSERGCALPRAPRGRRRPPNPPRKPVRPRGPGRPREKGVPV, encoded by the exons A TGACCACAGCTCCCCAGGAACCCCCTGCCCGGCCTCCCCAGGCGGGCAGTGGAGTCAACCGGGCCCCTGGGCGCGCCATGCGCAGCACCACCCTACTGGCGTTGCTGGCCCTGGTCCTACTCTACTTGGTATCCGGTGCCCTGGTGTTCCAGGCCCTGGAGCAGCCCCACGAGCAGCAGGCCcagagggagctgggggaggtCCGAGAGAAGTTCCTGAGGGCCCATCCATGTGTGAGCGACCAGGACCTGGGGCTCTTCATCAAG GAGGTGGCTGATGCCCTGGGAGGGGGTGCGGACCCTGACACCAACTCAACCAGTAACAGCAACCACTCAGCCTGGGACCTGGGCAGCGCCTTCTTTTTCTCAggcaccatcatcaccaccatcg GCTATGGCAACGCGGCCCTGCGCACAGATGCCGGGCGGCTCTTCTGCATCTTTTACGCGCTGGTGGGGATCCCGTTGTTCGGGATCCTGCTGGCAGGGGTCGGGGACCGGCTGGGCTCCTCTCTGCGCCGCGGCATCGGTCACATCGAAGCCATCTTCCTG AAGTGGCACGTGCCACCGGAGCTGGTGCGAATACTATCCGCGGTGCTCTTCCTGTTGATTGGCTGCCTGCTCTTTGTCCTCACGCCCACGTTCGTGTTCTGCTACGTGGAGGGCTGGAGCAAGCTGGAGGCCATCTACTTCGTCGTAGTGACGCTCACCACGGTGGGCTTCGGGGACTATGTGGCCG GCGCCAGCCCCAACCAGAACTCTGCAGCCTACCAGCCGCTGGTGTGGTTCTGGATCCTGCTCGGCCTGGCCTACTTCGCCTCAGTACTCACCACCATCGGGAACTGGCTTCGAGTAGTGTCCCGGCGCACTCGGGCAGAG ATGGGTGGCCTCACGGCGCAGGCCGCCAGCTGGACCGGCACCGTGACGGCGCGGGTGACCCAGAGAGTCGGGCCCACGGCACCACCGCCACTGGAGAAGGAGCGGCCACTCCTGCCTCCACCGCCGTGCCCAGCGCAGCCCGCCGGCGGGCCCCTGTCCCCTGCGCTCCCAGCGAAGGCCGAGCCGCCAACCCCGCCGTCCCCGCCCACCCCGCCCACCGCCTCCGCGCTGGATTACCCCAGCGAGAACCTGGCCTTCATCGACGAGTCCTCTGATACCCAGAGCGAGCGTGGCTGCGCGCTGCCCCGCGCGCCACGGGGTCGCCGTCGCCCCCCTAACCCTCCCCGGAAGCCCGTGCGGCCGCGGGGCCCAGGGCGTCCCCGGGAAAAAGGCGTGCCGGTGTAG
- the CATSPERZ gene encoding cation channel sperm-associated auxiliary subunit zeta: MEEKPFRASLGSGGSDTSRPDNDIRNLWTRATLSQSKLNVPLPNVCEDSDLEDSSPHSKTRRWRNEKARRDSDGGWDHGEYKDGFKQEELEDHSLLELQLRQESSLGSHLEEGDVDSKTEIEMSSSESSLNILKHTPHRAYWVEQQNRLPLPLMELMENEALEILTKALRSYRSAVGRDHFLTKQLQRSIEGLKRRRSKRLNLLAY; the protein is encoded by the exons ATGGAGGAAAAGCCTTTCAGA GCGTCTTTGGGCAGCGGTGGCTCAGACACGTCCAGACCAGACAACGACATCCGGAATCTGTGGACCAGGGCCACGCTGTCGCAGTCGAAGCTGAATGTGCCTCTGCCCAATGTCTGCGAAGACTCCGACCTGGAGGACAGCAGCCCACACAGCAAGACTCGCCGGTGGCGCAACGAGAAGGCCCGCCGTGACTCGGACGGTGGTTGGGATCACGGAGAGTACAAGGACGGTTTCAagcaggaggagctggaggacCACTCCTTGTTGGAGCTGCAGCTCCGTCAGGAAAgctccctgggaagccatttagAGGAGGGGGACGTCGATTCCAAGACCGAGATTG aaaTGTCTTCCTCAGAGTCATCGCTCAATATCTTGAAGCACACACCCCATCGAGCCTACTGGGTGGAGCAGCAGAACAGG CTGCCACTGCCTCTGATGGAACTCATGGAGAATGAAGCTCTGGAAATCCTCACCAAAGCCCTCCGGA GTTACCGGTCAGCCGTAGGCCGGGACCACTTCCTGACCAAGCAGCTGCAGCGATCTATCGAAGGGCTCAAGAGGCGCCGGAGCAAGAGGCTGAACCTCTTGGCGTACTGA
- the KCNK4 gene encoding potassium channel subfamily K member 4 isoform X3: MRSTTLLALLALVLLYLVSGALVFQALEQPHEQQAQRELGEVREKFLRAHPCVSDQDLGLFIKEVADALGGGADPDTNSTSNSNHSAWDLGSAFFFSGTIITTIGYGNAALRTDAGRLFCIFYALVGIPLFGILLAGVGDRLGSSLRRGIGHIEAIFLKWHVPPELVRILSAVLFLLIGCLLFVLTPTFVFCYVEGWSKLEAIYFVVVTLTTVGFGDYVAGASPNQNSAAYQPLVWFWILLGLAYFASVLTTIGNWLRVVSRRTRAEMGGLTAQAASWTGTVTARVTQRVGPTAPPPLEKERPLLPPPPCPAQPAGGPLSPALPAKAEPPTPPSPPTPPTASALDYPSENLAFIDESSDTQSERGCALPRAPRGRRRPPNPPRKPVRPRGPGRPREKGVPV, translated from the exons ATGCGCAGCACCACCCTACTGGCGTTGCTGGCCCTGGTCCTACTCTACTTGGTATCCGGTGCCCTGGTGTTCCAGGCCCTGGAGCAGCCCCACGAGCAGCAGGCCcagagggagctgggggaggtCCGAGAGAAGTTCCTGAGGGCCCATCCATGTGTGAGCGACCAGGACCTGGGGCTCTTCATCAAG GAGGTGGCTGATGCCCTGGGAGGGGGTGCGGACCCTGACACCAACTCAACCAGTAACAGCAACCACTCAGCCTGGGACCTGGGCAGCGCCTTCTTTTTCTCAggcaccatcatcaccaccatcg GCTATGGCAACGCGGCCCTGCGCACAGATGCCGGGCGGCTCTTCTGCATCTTTTACGCGCTGGTGGGGATCCCGTTGTTCGGGATCCTGCTGGCAGGGGTCGGGGACCGGCTGGGCTCCTCTCTGCGCCGCGGCATCGGTCACATCGAAGCCATCTTCCTG AAGTGGCACGTGCCACCGGAGCTGGTGCGAATACTATCCGCGGTGCTCTTCCTGTTGATTGGCTGCCTGCTCTTTGTCCTCACGCCCACGTTCGTGTTCTGCTACGTGGAGGGCTGGAGCAAGCTGGAGGCCATCTACTTCGTCGTAGTGACGCTCACCACGGTGGGCTTCGGGGACTATGTGGCCG GCGCCAGCCCCAACCAGAACTCTGCAGCCTACCAGCCGCTGGTGTGGTTCTGGATCCTGCTCGGCCTGGCCTACTTCGCCTCAGTACTCACCACCATCGGGAACTGGCTTCGAGTAGTGTCCCGGCGCACTCGGGCAGAG ATGGGTGGCCTCACGGCGCAGGCCGCCAGCTGGACCGGCACCGTGACGGCGCGGGTGACCCAGAGAGTCGGGCCCACGGCACCACCGCCACTGGAGAAGGAGCGGCCACTCCTGCCTCCACCGCCGTGCCCAGCGCAGCCCGCCGGCGGGCCCCTGTCCCCTGCGCTCCCAGCGAAGGCCGAGCCGCCAACCCCGCCGTCCCCGCCCACCCCGCCCACCGCCTCCGCGCTGGATTACCCCAGCGAGAACCTGGCCTTCATCGACGAGTCCTCTGATACCCAGAGCGAGCGTGGCTGCGCGCTGCCCCGCGCGCCACGGGGTCGCCGTCGCCCCCCTAACCCTCCCCGGAAGCCCGTGCGGCCGCGGGGCCCAGGGCGTCCCCGGGAAAAAGGCGTGCCGGTGTAG